One Bacillota bacterium DNA segment encodes these proteins:
- a CDS encoding FtsX-like permease family protein, whose protein sequence is MRKNFFFKFQAFVIGVVLVVVIGLARGIIYEEELARAQYPPGISVIGLSVKGTYGSLGPLPFDYIDAVTDQGGLLTEYWEPDGNNGFDYLGTNHLYLEVLQPNLRAGRYFSHEENDHLVCLISESLAKDLYGTVSNSIGKPFSARSLMADLTIIGVLEDAIELPVKTVDLRGYEQFQFRVSSDRFVIYPIKAIPLEDWVGVYRSIWLEGSVLDAARMANYLEGLDFEAAYAVNPFPAQYVGDPQAQNLLIAILVGFAFLVMIVAALGMFGMQMIQVLRRRQEIGLRMAVGARPFQILLQFLTETVVTILTPSGIGVGVGYCLHPFLSQLAFPMIFDGFLVIIAFGILTVFTVLVGLYPAWKGANLDPIECLGRTPRLN, encoded by the coding sequence ATGAGGAAAAACTTTTTCTTCAAATTTCAAGCTTTTGTAATCGGTGTGGTATTGGTTGTTGTGATCGGCCTTGCAAGGGGAATCATTTATGAAGAAGAACTGGCCAGAGCCCAGTACCCTCCCGGAATTTCAGTGATCGGTCTGTCGGTGAAAGGCACTTATGGGAGCCTTGGCCCCCTACCCTTCGATTATATCGACGCAGTAACGGATCAAGGAGGTCTCCTCACCGAATATTGGGAACCAGACGGGAACAATGGTTTCGATTACCTCGGTACCAATCATTTGTATCTGGAAGTCTTACAGCCTAACCTTAGGGCTGGCCGGTATTTCTCCCATGAAGAAAACGACCACCTTGTCTGCCTGATCAGCGAGAGCTTAGCTAAAGACTTGTACGGAACGGTTTCCAACAGCATCGGCAAGCCCTTCAGCGCCCGATCCCTCATGGCTGATCTGACCATTATTGGAGTGCTGGAAGACGCAATTGAACTGCCCGTAAAAACTGTTGACTTAAGGGGTTACGAGCAATTCCAGTTTAGGGTTTCTTCCGATCGCTTCGTGATATACCCCATCAAAGCCATCCCTTTGGAAGATTGGGTTGGAGTCTACCGGAGCATTTGGCTTGAGGGCAGCGTTTTGGATGCAGCCCGGATGGCGAATTATCTTGAAGGCTTAGACTTCGAAGCAGCATATGCCGTCAATCCTTTTCCAGCGCAGTATGTGGGCGATCCCCAAGCCCAGAATCTCCTGATCGCGATTTTGGTTGGCTTTGCATTCCTGGTAATGATCGTAGCGGCGTTAGGTATGTTTGGCATGCAGATGATTCAAGTTCTGCGGCGCAGGCAGGAAATAGGTCTGCGGATGGCTGTCGGAGCGAGGCCTTTTCAGATTCTCCTGCAGTTTTTGACAGAAACAGTGGTTACCATCTTGACTCCCAGCGGAATAGGAGTGGGAGTCGGGTACTGCCTGCACCCGTTTCTCAGCCAACTAGCATTTCCCATGATTTTCGATGGCTTCCTTGTCATCATAGCATTTGGAATCTTGACTGTCTTTACGGTTTTGGTCGGTTTGTATCCCGCTTGGAAGGGTGCAAATTTAGACCCGATTGAATGCCTAGGTAGAACACCTAGATTAAACTAA
- a CDS encoding TlpA family protein disulfide reductase, whose translation MAGRLNYKSLVFNLVLTVILIGTLGFNYRQEKLIREDIANTQGRPPAPGTIVPEFHLLDSTGSRVKFQDLHGQDTLLVLWYTGCHPSVQLLEALNALVIENNHVKIIPVNITDSLAETKAFYEQKGWDFPLYVDADKSTKWAFKASISPAFYLISSDGQIIYRQLGSSKRGFDYIANWLASSQNTYN comes from the coding sequence TTGGCTGGAAGGCTTAATTACAAATCACTTGTGTTCAACTTGGTCCTAACAGTAATCCTGATCGGCACCTTGGGTTTTAACTACAGACAGGAAAAACTTATACGGGAGGATATTGCTAATACCCAGGGGAGGCCACCTGCCCCTGGAACAATTGTTCCTGAGTTTCACCTCCTCGACAGCACCGGCAGCAGAGTCAAGTTCCAGGACCTCCACGGCCAAGATACGCTGCTGGTGCTGTGGTATACCGGCTGCCATCCCAGTGTTCAGCTGTTGGAGGCATTAAACGCGTTAGTTATTGAAAATAATCACGTAAAGATAATACCGGTAAATATCACTGATTCACTTGCAGAAACCAAGGCGTTTTACGAACAAAAAGGCTGGGACTTCCCTCTTTATGTGGACGCTGACAAGTCCACTAAATGGGCGTTTAAGGCTTCGATCAGTCCAGCTTTTTATCTTATCAGCAGCGATGGACAGATCATTTATCGGCAGCTGGGTTCTTCTAAACGGGGATTTGATTATATCGCCAACTGGCTCGCAAGCAGCCAAAACACTTACAATTGA